From Rhodoferax sp. AJA081-3, the proteins below share one genomic window:
- a CDS encoding 3-hydroxybutyrate dehydrogenase, translating into MLKGKTALVTGSTSGIGLGIAKALAAQGANIVLNGFGDVEGPKAEVAALGVQVAYHGADMSKPAEIEDMIAFASKTFGSLDILVNNAGIQHVARIENFPVEKWDAIIAINMSSAFHATRLALPAMRERNWGRIINVASIHGLVASAEKSAYVAAKHGVVGLTKVTALENATTGVTCNAICPGWVLTPLVQKQVDAKAAALKISNEEATKLLLGEKEPSMQFTTPEELGALAVFFCSPAGNNVRGVAWNMDGGWTAQ; encoded by the coding sequence ATGCTCAAAGGTAAAACAGCTCTTGTTACCGGTTCCACCAGCGGCATTGGCCTCGGCATTGCCAAGGCTTTGGCGGCCCAGGGCGCCAACATCGTGCTCAACGGCTTTGGTGATGTGGAAGGCCCCAAGGCCGAAGTGGCCGCTCTGGGCGTGCAGGTGGCCTACCACGGCGCCGACATGAGCAAACCCGCCGAGATCGAAGACATGATTGCCTTCGCCAGCAAGACCTTTGGCAGCCTGGACATCCTGGTCAACAACGCCGGCATCCAGCACGTAGCGCGCATCGAGAACTTCCCGGTGGAAAAGTGGGATGCCATCATCGCCATCAACATGAGCAGCGCCTTCCACGCCACCCGCCTGGCGCTACCCGCCATGCGCGAGCGCAACTGGGGCCGCATCATCAACGTGGCCTCCATCCATGGCCTGGTGGCATCTGCCGAAAAGTCAGCCTATGTGGCCGCCAAACACGGTGTGGTGGGCCTGACCAAGGTGACCGCGCTGGAGAACGCCACCACCGGCGTCACCTGCAACGCCATCTGCCCCGGCTGGGTGCTCACACCGCTGGTGCAAAAACAGGTGGATGCCAAGGCTGCTGCCCTGAAGATCAGCAACGAAGAAGCCACCAAGCTGCTGCTGGGCGAGAAAGAGCCCTCCATGCAATTCACCACACCCGAAGAGCTGGGTGCACTCGCCGTATTCTTCTGCTCCCCTGCAGGTAACAACGTGCGTGGCGTGGCCTGGAACATGGATGGCGGTTGGACGGCCCAATAA
- a CDS encoding helix-turn-helix domain-containing protein, with translation MLTHKQLRTKALATAEVKAEYEKLADEFSLLDEFLKARAAQGLTQAQVAEKIGTTQSAVARMESGSGKHSPSLATLTKYADALGCKLEVRLVRRPRSTKNATGRPSPTTPKRVAA, from the coding sequence ATGTTGACACATAAACAACTTCGCACCAAGGCATTGGCTACTGCTGAGGTAAAGGCGGAATACGAAAAACTGGCTGACGAGTTTTCGCTTTTGGACGAATTCTTGAAGGCTCGGGCGGCGCAAGGTCTGACCCAAGCGCAGGTGGCAGAAAAGATCGGTACCACGCAGTCTGCAGTTGCGCGTATGGAATCGGGTAGTGGCAAGCATTCACCATCTCTGGCAACGCTGACCAAGTATGCAGATGCCTTGGGGTGCAAGTTGGAGGTTCGTTTGGTCCGCAGGCCTCGGTCAACGAAGAATGCAACTGGTCGTCCAAGCCCGACGACGCCCAAACGTGTTGCTGCTTGA
- a CDS encoding type II toxin-antitoxin system RelE/ParE family toxin gives MKWEIKYHDEKLQADVLALPPGILARYFHCTDRMVEFGPDLGMPHTRAMSMGLFELRLKSREGIGRVFYCTLVDRKIVMLHQFVKKTDKTPPKELALARKRMKEWKNVDT, from the coding sequence ATGAAGTGGGAGATCAAATATCACGATGAGAAGTTGCAGGCTGATGTGCTGGCATTGCCGCCGGGAATTTTGGCCAGATACTTTCATTGCACCGATCGTATGGTTGAGTTTGGTCCAGATTTAGGAATGCCTCACACGCGGGCAATGAGCATGGGGCTTTTCGAGTTGCGTTTGAAATCCCGTGAGGGTATTGGGCGGGTGTTTTATTGCACTTTGGTGGATCGCAAGATCGTCATGCTCCACCAGTTTGTAAAGAAGACCGATAAGACACCTCCTAAAGAATTGGCACTTGCGCGCAAGCGAATGAAGGAGTGGAAAAATGTTGACACATAA
- a CDS encoding transposase, which yields MRRFLSHILPTGLKRIRHYGVLASACKGVQLTAARQSLHMPQPSVQAMECARDFMARVAKIDVHLCPCCKVGRLHITAVLQGPARLPAPARTMMPSSRGPP from the coding sequence GTGCGCCGCTTCCTGTCGCACATCCTGCCCACCGGTCTCAAGCGCATCCGCCACTACGGGGTGCTCGCCTCAGCCTGCAAAGGAGTCCAACTCACAGCGGCCCGTCAGTCCCTGCACATGCCGCAGCCAAGCGTGCAGGCCATGGAGTGTGCCCGAGACTTTATGGCACGGGTGGCCAAAATCGATGTGCACTTGTGTCCCTGTTGCAAGGTGGGACGGCTGCACATCACAGCCGTGTTGCAGGGGCCGGCACGACTGCCAGCGCCAGCGCGCACGATGATGCCATCGAGCCGGGGGCCACCATGA
- a CDS encoding NTP transferase domain-containing protein: MPGHHPPTVLILASGRGRRFIASGGTGSKLQALLHGKTVLQHTVDAVRASGLPFHVENGPHLGMGDSIAAAVRATRDAAGWLILPGDLPLIQPDTLRAMAQALADHAAVFPTFEGQRGHPVGFSAQCRAGLESLKGNQGAAPVLSAFHAMEFVVTDAGAVTDIDTLDDLNRVAQLLP, encoded by the coding sequence TTGCCTGGCCACCACCCACCCACCGTCCTGATCCTGGCCAGCGGCCGGGGCCGGCGTTTCATCGCATCAGGCGGCACAGGCTCCAAGCTGCAGGCCTTGCTGCATGGCAAAACCGTGCTGCAACACACGGTGGATGCAGTGCGTGCCAGTGGCTTGCCTTTCCATGTGGAAAACGGGCCGCACCTCGGCATGGGGGATTCCATTGCAGCGGCCGTGCGCGCTACGCGTGATGCTGCGGGGTGGCTCATTCTGCCCGGTGATCTGCCGCTCATCCAGCCAGACACCTTGCGCGCGATGGCGCAGGCGTTGGCCGACCACGCGGCTGTGTTCCCTACATTCGAAGGCCAGCGTGGCCACCCTGTAGGTTTCTCGGCGCAGTGCCGTGCAGGGCTGGAGTCTCTTAAGGGAAATCAGGGTGCAGCCCCCGTACTTTCTGCTTTCCATGCTATGGAATTTGTAGTGACCGATGCCGGTGCCGTGACCGACATTGATACGCTGGATGATCTGAACCGGGTGGCGCAGTTGCTGCCGTAG
- a CDS encoding XdhC family protein, translated as MESLDLRVLADALQWRQSGHAVTLVTVVETWGSAPRPPGALLAVRDDGAVSGSVSGGCVEDDLIAQTKAALQNRAASPDQERPSMLAYGVSKEEAARFGLPCGGTLRLVREPLLDTAWVQDLLDRTARHKLVARQLTLSTGAVQLLPATRGQAMAFDGSVLTTVFGPKWRLLLIGAGQLSQAVAQMAQMLDFEVLVCDPRDEYVTTLRMDGVTRVMGMPDDAVRALAPDAHTAIVALTHDPKLDDMALLEALGSDAFYVGALGSRRNQQARKQRLAEHFDLTADVLARLHGPVGLSIGAKTPAEIAVSIIAQVVQVKNAAPQGQPVAETGACLATTHPPS; from the coding sequence ATGGAAAGCCTGGACCTGAGGGTATTGGCCGACGCGCTGCAGTGGCGCCAAAGCGGCCACGCCGTCACGCTGGTCACCGTGGTGGAGACCTGGGGCAGCGCCCCCCGGCCGCCCGGTGCCTTGCTCGCCGTGCGGGACGATGGCGCCGTCAGCGGATCTGTATCTGGCGGCTGTGTGGAAGACGACCTGATCGCCCAGACCAAGGCCGCACTGCAAAACCGTGCAGCATCGCCTGACCAAGAGCGCCCGTCCATGCTGGCCTACGGCGTCAGCAAAGAAGAGGCTGCACGTTTTGGCCTGCCCTGCGGCGGCACGCTGCGCCTGGTGCGCGAGCCGCTGCTGGACACGGCCTGGGTGCAGGATCTGTTGGACCGCACGGCCCGGCATAAGCTGGTAGCCCGCCAGCTGACCTTGTCGACGGGGGCTGTGCAGTTGCTGCCTGCCACGCGCGGCCAGGCCATGGCGTTTGATGGCAGTGTGCTCACCACCGTATTCGGCCCCAAGTGGCGTCTGCTGCTGATTGGCGCGGGCCAGCTGTCGCAAGCCGTGGCCCAAATGGCGCAGATGCTGGACTTTGAAGTGCTGGTCTGCGACCCGCGTGACGAATACGTGACCACCTTGCGCATGGACGGCGTGACCCGCGTGATGGGTATGCCTGACGACGCGGTGCGCGCGCTGGCTCCCGATGCCCACACCGCCATCGTGGCGCTCACACACGACCCCAAGCTGGACGACATGGCGCTGTTGGAGGCGCTGGGTTCTGACGCCTTCTACGTAGGCGCACTGGGCTCGCGGCGCAACCAGCAGGCGCGCAAACAGCGCCTGGCCGAACACTTCGACCTGACCGCTGACGTGCTCGCACGGCTGCATGGCCCGGTGGGGCTGTCGATAGGTGCCAAGACACCTGCCGAAATTGCAGTGTCCATCATTGCCCAGGTCGTGCAGGTCAAAAACGCGGCCCCCCAAGGGCAGCCTGTGGCGGAGACCGGCGCTTGCCTGGCCACCACCCACCCACCGTCCTGA
- a CDS encoding xanthine dehydrogenase family protein molybdopterin-binding subunit — protein MHFDSASPELMDQLPKGLLARVERSQGASKSIATEGLARRSFLKMGAASGFALGAYPLVAGAQAAAPAGLKPFEQPSAFVRIAKDGTVTVAINRLEFGQGVWTALPMCLAEELDADWSKVTAEHGDANAAYVDPAFGMHLTGGSGSIKRSFMQYRELGARARAMLVAAAAAQWGVDASALRTENGMVLGPAGKSISYGDLSDAAMKMPVPDKVALKDPKNFRIIGKATPRLDGKAKSSGQQNFGIDVQLPGMLTAVVAHPAVFGAKIKSLDDAAAKAVPGVKAVLRMPTDRGGEGVAVIAQGYWAAKQARDALKLEWDTSGVEKVDSTAQLASYKALAKKTGALKYQADMAPLAKAPKKISAEFTFPYLAHAPMEPLNCTVHVTGSGADAKAAIYLGTQMPGFDGMAAAKVLGLPPQNVKVNVQMAGGGFGRRAVPTADYVVEACTVAKVAMAAGVSAPIRVLWSREDDIKGGYYRPMHVHRAEIGFDAKGKVLAWDHVIVGQSIVEGTPFAGMMIKDGVDATIVEGMREPYDVPMRLSVHHPKVNVPVLWWRSVGSTHTAYVMETLVDEIARATNQDPVAYRMKLMGDKHPRHKAALMLAVEQSGYGKRKLPKGQAWGVAVHESFDTVVAYVAEASVTKGVPKLHAVTAAVHCNLAVNPKTIEAQVQGAALMGLGTCLPGSAITFKDGLVEQSNFGDYVVARITDMPKIAVHIVPSAEPPTGMGEPGLPPLAPAFGNAIAKLTGKTPRSLPFKLA, from the coding sequence ATGCATTTCGACTCCGCATCCCCCGAACTGATGGACCAACTGCCAAAAGGGCTTCTAGCCCGCGTGGAACGGTCTCAAGGCGCTTCTAAATCAATAGCAACTGAAGGGCTGGCCCGGCGCAGCTTTTTGAAGATGGGCGCGGCCTCTGGCTTTGCACTGGGTGCCTACCCCTTGGTGGCGGGCGCACAAGCCGCGGCACCGGCTGGCCTGAAACCCTTCGAGCAACCCTCTGCCTTCGTGCGGATTGCAAAGGACGGCACGGTCACCGTCGCCATCAACCGCCTGGAGTTTGGCCAGGGCGTGTGGACCGCCTTGCCCATGTGCCTGGCCGAGGAGCTGGACGCCGACTGGAGCAAGGTCACCGCCGAACACGGCGATGCCAACGCCGCCTACGTGGACCCTGCCTTTGGCATGCACCTGACAGGTGGCTCGGGCTCCATCAAACGCTCCTTCATGCAGTACCGCGAACTGGGTGCCCGCGCCCGCGCCATGCTGGTGGCCGCTGCGGCTGCGCAGTGGGGTGTGGATGCCAGCGCGCTGCGCACCGAAAACGGCATGGTCCTGGGCCCCGCAGGCAAATCCATCAGTTATGGCGATCTGTCGGATGCCGCCATGAAGATGCCCGTGCCCGACAAAGTGGCGCTGAAGGACCCTAAGAACTTCCGCATCATCGGCAAAGCCACACCGCGGCTGGACGGCAAAGCCAAGTCCAGCGGCCAGCAAAACTTCGGTATCGATGTGCAACTGCCCGGCATGCTGACCGCCGTGGTGGCCCACCCGGCAGTGTTTGGCGCCAAGATCAAGTCGCTGGACGACGCGGCCGCCAAGGCGGTACCCGGTGTCAAAGCCGTGTTACGCATGCCCACCGACCGGGGCGGGGAGGGCGTGGCCGTGATCGCCCAAGGCTACTGGGCCGCCAAGCAGGCGCGTGATGCGCTGAAGCTGGAGTGGGACACCTCTGGCGTGGAGAAAGTCGACAGCACCGCCCAACTGGCCAGCTACAAGGCCCTGGCCAAGAAGACCGGCGCGCTGAAATACCAGGCCGACATGGCGCCGCTGGCCAAGGCGCCCAAGAAGATCAGCGCCGAGTTCACCTTCCCCTACCTGGCGCATGCGCCCATGGAGCCGCTGAACTGCACCGTGCATGTCACCGGCAGTGGTGCAGATGCCAAGGCCGCCATCTACCTGGGCACACAAATGCCCGGCTTTGACGGCATGGCAGCAGCCAAGGTGCTGGGCCTGCCACCACAAAACGTCAAGGTGAATGTGCAGATGGCCGGTGGCGGTTTTGGCCGCCGCGCCGTGCCCACGGCCGACTATGTGGTTGAGGCCTGCACTGTGGCCAAGGTTGCCATGGCAGCCGGAGTCAGTGCACCGATTCGTGTGCTGTGGAGCCGCGAAGACGACATCAAAGGCGGCTACTACCGCCCCATGCACGTGCACCGTGCCGAGATCGGTTTTGACGCCAAGGGCAAGGTGCTGGCTTGGGACCATGTCATCGTCGGCCAGTCGATTGTGGAGGGCACACCCTTTGCAGGCATGATGATCAAGGACGGCGTGGACGCGACCATCGTCGAAGGCATGCGCGAGCCGTATGACGTGCCCATGCGCCTGTCGGTGCACCACCCCAAGGTCAACGTGCCGGTGCTGTGGTGGCGCAGCGTGGGCTCCACCCACACCGCCTACGTCATGGAAACCCTGGTCGATGAAATTGCCCGCGCCACCAACCAGGACCCGGTGGCTTACCGCATGAAGCTGATGGGTGACAAGCACCCGCGCCACAAAGCCGCACTGATGCTGGCGGTGGAGCAATCGGGTTATGGCAAACGCAAGCTGCCCAAGGGCCAGGCCTGGGGCGTGGCCGTACACGAGTCGTTTGACACCGTGGTGGCCTATGTGGCCGAGGCATCGGTCACCAAGGGCGTGCCCAAGCTGCATGCGGTCACTGCTGCCGTGCACTGCAACCTGGCCGTCAACCCCAAGACCATTGAAGCGCAAGTGCAGGGCGCCGCGCTGATGGGCTTGGGCACCTGCCTGCCTGGGTCTGCCATTACCTTCAAGGATGGTTTGGTTGAGCAAAGCAATTTTGGCGACTACGTGGTGGCCCGTATCACCGACATGCCCAAGATCGCCGTGCACATTGTCCCCAGCGCCGAGCCGCCCACTGGCATGGGTGAACCTGGCCTGCCGCCACTGGCCCCGGCCTTTGGCAATGCCATTGCCAAGCTGACCGGCAAGACGCCCCGCAGCCTGCCGTTCAAGCTGGCCTGA
- a CDS encoding (2Fe-2S)-binding protein, producing MPTLNINGKDMQVDADATTPILWALRDTLGMTGTKFGCGAALCGACTVHVDGVATRSCVTPISAAAGKKITTIEAVATDKVGLAVQNAWVAHDVVQCGYCQSGQIMSATALLKTNKKPSDADIDSAMAGNICRCGTYARVRSAIHAAAASLA from the coding sequence GTGCCCACTCTGAACATCAACGGCAAAGACATGCAGGTTGACGCCGATGCCACCACCCCCATACTCTGGGCCCTTCGCGACACGCTGGGCATGACCGGCACCAAGTTCGGTTGCGGCGCTGCGTTGTGTGGCGCCTGTACTGTGCACGTGGATGGTGTGGCGACACGCTCCTGCGTTACGCCCATCTCCGCTGCGGCGGGCAAGAAAATCACCACCATAGAAGCCGTTGCCACGGACAAGGTTGGGCTGGCTGTACAAAACGCCTGGGTCGCGCACGATGTGGTGCAGTGCGGTTACTGCCAGAGCGGCCAGATCATGAGCGCCACGGCGCTGCTCAAGACCAATAAAAAGCCCAGCGACGCCGACATCGACTCCGCCATGGCCGGCAACATCTGCCGCTGCGGCACCTATGCCCGCGTGCGCAGCGCCATCCACGCCGCTGCCGCGTCCTTGGCCTAA
- a CDS encoding bifunctional diguanylate cyclase/phosphodiesterase: MTPATCGPLLDAMIEAVCLVDPKSLRITMANRVMAKLVGLPSAEFVGKPVVELTNSPEDLFFWEDVAAGLADHILSESLLRCSEGVAIPVERKVSRVWVAPDEPVFLVGLRDLRDQRSAEEQLENRMSELRATLESSGDGILVLNVAGEVRHYNRRFVELWNVPPDMLEAHDDAALLTHMRGCVKDEASYQERLGLIGDDPEMECTDVLLLRSGRMLERVTLPQTSRSRVVGRVYSFRDLTERLDAQKRIEALAYTDVLTGLPNRLLLGQRVAVALRTAQRNGSTFALLFVDLDRFKNINDSLGHAFGDRVLVEASARIQQTLREVDTLCRVGGDEFIAFLQEADAIGAEIVARRILEKLAQPFVLDSVNFSMGCSIGIAMYPADGRTLDTLVQCADTAMFRVKERGRGNFRFYQPQMNVDLLSRVKMDHAMRLAMEQGLFRLHYQPQISLLDGRLLGVEALIRWSDAELGNVSPATFIPLAEESGFIINIGNWVLAEAVRQSFTWQESGRPVVVSVNVSALQFQQGDFVERVASAISDAGLDPALLELELTESILIKDIHETLTRLQALAALGISLAIDDFGTGYSSLAYLKKFPISKLKIDRAFVMGLPEDEGDRAIVGATIAMARALKMSVVAEGVETGAQRDYLHGLQCEAFQGFLCSPGLPAEDFEDLYATLPMGLSAH; encoded by the coding sequence ATGACACCCGCCACGTGTGGCCCCTTATTGGACGCCATGATAGAGGCGGTCTGCCTGGTAGACCCCAAGTCCCTGCGTATCACCATGGCCAATCGGGTCATGGCCAAACTGGTGGGATTGCCCAGTGCAGAGTTTGTCGGCAAACCCGTGGTGGAACTGACCAATTCTCCGGAAGACCTGTTTTTTTGGGAGGATGTGGCTGCAGGTCTGGCGGACCACATCCTGTCGGAATCGCTATTGCGATGCAGTGAGGGTGTCGCCATACCCGTAGAGCGCAAGGTCAGCCGGGTGTGGGTTGCACCCGACGAGCCGGTGTTTCTGGTCGGGCTGCGTGATTTGCGGGACCAGCGCAGTGCCGAGGAACAATTGGAAAACCGCATGTCGGAGTTGCGGGCCACACTGGAGTCCTCGGGTGATGGCATTCTGGTTCTCAACGTCGCTGGCGAGGTGCGCCACTACAACCGCCGTTTTGTAGAATTGTGGAATGTGCCGCCGGACATGCTGGAGGCGCATGACGATGCGGCATTGCTGACCCATATGCGTGGGTGCGTCAAGGATGAAGCGAGTTACCAGGAACGCCTGGGATTGATTGGTGATGACCCCGAGATGGAGTGCACCGACGTGTTGTTGTTGCGCTCGGGGCGCATGCTGGAGCGTGTAACCCTGCCCCAGACTAGCCGCAGCCGCGTGGTGGGGCGGGTGTATTCCTTCCGCGACCTGACCGAGCGGCTGGACGCCCAAAAACGCATTGAAGCCCTGGCCTATACCGATGTGTTGACGGGGCTCCCCAACCGGCTGCTGCTGGGGCAGCGGGTGGCGGTTGCACTGCGCACCGCACAACGCAATGGCTCGACCTTTGCCCTGCTGTTTGTGGACCTGGACCGCTTCAAGAATATCAACGACTCGCTGGGCCACGCCTTTGGTGACCGGGTGCTGGTAGAAGCCTCGGCACGCATACAACAAACGCTGCGCGAGGTAGATACCCTGTGCCGGGTGGGCGGTGATGAGTTCATTGCTTTTTTGCAAGAGGCCGATGCCATAGGTGCCGAGATAGTGGCCCGCCGCATTCTGGAAAAATTGGCCCAGCCCTTTGTGTTGGACAGTGTGAATTTTTCCATGGGGTGCAGCATCGGCATCGCCATGTACCCGGCAGATGGCCGCACGCTGGACACGCTGGTCCAATGCGCAGACACGGCCATGTTCCGGGTCAAGGAACGCGGGCGAGGCAACTTCCGCTTCTACCAGCCGCAAATGAATGTGGACCTGCTCTCGCGGGTCAAGATGGACCATGCCATGCGCCTTGCCATGGAACAGGGTTTGTTTCGCCTGCACTACCAACCGCAGATATCGTTGCTGGATGGGCGCTTGCTGGGCGTGGAGGCGCTTATCCGCTGGAGCGATGCCGAATTGGGCAATGTGTCACCGGCCACCTTTATCCCGCTGGCCGAGGAGTCTGGGTTCATCATCAATATAGGCAACTGGGTGCTGGCCGAAGCGGTGCGCCAGTCTTTCACCTGGCAGGAGTCCGGTCGTCCGGTGGTGGTGTCGGTCAACGTCTCGGCGCTGCAGTTCCAGCAGGGTGATTTTGTGGAGCGTGTGGCCAGCGCCATCAGCGATGCAGGGCTGGACCCGGCTTTGCTGGAGCTGGAGCTGACCGAGTCCATCCTGATCAAGGACATCCATGAAACCCTGACGCGCCTGCAGGCCCTGGCTGCATTGGGCATCAGCCTGGCGATTGACGACTTTGGTACCGGTTATTCCAGTCTGGCCTACTTGAAGAAGTTTCCCATTTCCAAACTGAAGATCGACCGCGCCTTTGTGATGGGCTTGCCCGAAGACGAAGGTGACCGTGCCATTGTGGGTGCCACCATTGCCATGGCCCGCGCTCTCAAAATGTCCGTGGTGGCCGAGGGTGTGGAGACGGGCGCCCAGCGTGACTACCTGCACGGTTTGCAGTGCGAAGCCTTCCAGGGTTTTCTGTGTTCGCCGGGCTTGCCAGCGGAAGACTTTGAAGATTTGTACGCCACACTGCCCATGGGGCTATCAGCGCACTAG
- a CDS encoding HD-GYP domain-containing protein: MKSKDDTVGLVDCKSLRIGMYVELDVGWLAHPFPTGSFKLTSSKQIETICGLGMQQVRVNLAKSDPDPDAVVAKPAMDALAVERAQAAHREAQLRQQRAEQLAVQQRSLVVCERQFGDAVRQYKKMLEAIPTQPKAAAEHCHTLVNTFVGDILCEGDSAIRLLSEAAGDKSSMHPVNVTVVSLLLGKAMGLSQAELIDLGMAAFLHDVGKAQLPDRVRWLEENFSTAEYKLYQEHVAKSVQVGKAMELSKGALLAIAQHHELTDGSGFPTRAKGESMTVAARILALVNRYDNLCNPSRPAAAMTPHESLSLIFAQLKTRFDTAALSAFIRMMGVYPPGSVVQLIDERYGMVVSVNSTRPLKPRIIVHEAGVAKHEALILDLEHAPNIGIRRSLKPSGLPSAAMDFLAPRQRVSYFFERVVDSQMGALA; the protein is encoded by the coding sequence ATGAAGAGCAAAGACGATACCGTCGGGTTGGTGGATTGCAAGTCCCTGCGCATAGGCATGTATGTGGAGCTGGACGTAGGCTGGTTGGCCCATCCGTTTCCCACCGGCAGCTTCAAACTGACGTCTTCCAAACAAATCGAAACTATTTGTGGACTGGGCATGCAGCAAGTGCGTGTCAACCTGGCCAAAAGCGATCCCGATCCGGATGCGGTGGTTGCCAAACCCGCCATGGACGCACTGGCCGTGGAACGCGCCCAAGCCGCGCACCGTGAAGCCCAGCTGCGCCAGCAACGCGCCGAACAACTGGCGGTGCAACAGCGCAGTCTGGTCGTTTGTGAGCGGCAATTTGGTGACGCTGTGCGCCAGTACAAAAAGATGCTGGAGGCCATACCGACCCAACCCAAGGCCGCCGCAGAACATTGCCACACGCTGGTAAACACCTTTGTGGGCGACATCTTGTGCGAAGGCGATTCCGCCATTCGCCTACTGTCCGAAGCCGCGGGTGACAAGTCGTCCATGCACCCGGTCAATGTCACGGTGGTCTCCTTGTTGCTTGGCAAGGCCATGGGTTTGTCCCAGGCTGAATTGATCGACCTGGGCATGGCTGCGTTTTTGCACGATGTCGGCAAGGCCCAACTGCCGGACCGGGTACGCTGGCTGGAAGAAAATTTCTCAACCGCAGAGTACAAGCTCTACCAGGAGCATGTGGCCAAAAGTGTGCAGGTGGGCAAGGCCATGGAGCTGTCCAAGGGCGCCTTGCTGGCGATTGCGCAGCACCATGAGCTGACCGATGGCAGTGGTTTTCCTACCCGTGCCAAGGGTGAATCCATGACGGTGGCCGCGCGTATTTTGGCGCTGGTCAACCGGTATGACAACCTGTGCAACCCCAGCCGGCCGGCTGCGGCCATGACACCGCACGAATCCCTGTCGTTGATTTTTGCACAGCTCAAAACACGGTTTGATACGGCGGCACTCAGTGCATTTATCCGCATGATGGGGGTGTACCCGCCCGGCTCGGTGGTGCAGTTGATTGATGAACGCTACGGCATGGTGGTGTCGGTCAATTCTACCCGGCCGCTCAAGCCCCGCATCATCGTGCATGAAGCCGGTGTGGCCAAACACGAGGCGTTGATTCTGGATCTGGAGCATGCACCTAACATCGGTATCCGGCGCAGCCTCAAACCCTCGGGCTTGCCCAGCGCAGCTATGGACTTTCTGGCACCGCGCCAGCGCGTGAGTTATTTTTTTGAGCGGGTTGTTGACTCACAGATGGGTGCGCTTGCATGA
- the phbB gene encoding acetoacetyl-CoA reductase — protein sequence MSQKVAYVTGGMGGIGTAICQRLHKEGFKVIAGCGPTRDHAKWIAEQAALGFTFFASVGNVGNWDSTVEAFSKAKAEHGAIDVLINNAGITKDRMFLKMTREDWDAVIETNLNSMFNVTKQVVGDMVEKGWGRIINISSVNGVKGQAGQTNYSAAKAGMHGFSMALAQELATKGVTVNTVSPGYIGTDMVKAIRQEVLDKIIATVPVKRLGEPGEIASIIAWLASDEGGYATGAEFSVNGGLHMG from the coding sequence ATGAGTCAAAAAGTAGCCTACGTAACCGGTGGTATGGGTGGCATCGGTACCGCCATCTGCCAGCGCTTGCACAAAGAGGGTTTCAAGGTCATTGCGGGCTGCGGCCCTACCCGTGACCACGCCAAGTGGATTGCCGAGCAGGCGGCTTTGGGCTTCACCTTCTTCGCGTCGGTGGGCAATGTGGGTAATTGGGATTCGACCGTAGAGGCTTTCTCCAAAGCCAAGGCCGAGCATGGCGCTATCGATGTGTTGATCAACAACGCCGGCATTACCAAGGACCGCATGTTCCTGAAGATGACGCGCGAAGACTGGGACGCCGTGATCGAGACCAACCTTAACAGCATGTTCAATGTCACCAAGCAGGTGGTCGGCGACATGGTGGAAAAGGGCTGGGGCCGCATCATCAACATCTCGTCGGTCAATGGCGTCAAGGGCCAGGCGGGGCAGACCAACTACTCGGCCGCCAAGGCCGGCATGCACGGTTTCTCCATGGCGCTGGCCCAAGAGTTGGCAACCAAGGGTGTGACCGTCAACACCGTGAGCCCAGGCTACATCGGCACCGACATGGTCAAAGCCATTCGCCAGGAAGTGCTGGACAAGATCATCGCCACAGTGCCGGTCAAACGTCTGGGTGAGCCCGGCGAAATTGCATCCATCATCGCCTGGCTGGCGTCGGATGAGGGCGGATACGCAACAGGTGCAGAATTTTCTGTCAACGGCGGCCTGCACATGGGCTGA